Part of the Halalkalibacter krulwichiae genome is shown below.
ATTCACCTAGATTTCATAGTATTTTGATAATTTAATAGGTAATCGTGTCGAATTGTGCAAAGGGGATGTAGAATCATGCAAACAACCAAACATACAACGTTAACCGTTAACTTAGACAATCCTTCTCTTTATAATAATCGTGAGTTGAGTTGGCTTGACTTTAATAATAGAGTTTTACAAGAAGCTGTTGATGAACGTAATGCATTGCTAGAACGTTTGAAGTTTTTGGCGATTTTCAGTTCGAATTTAGATGAGTTCTTTATGGTTCGGGTCGCTGGGTTACTTGATCAAGTGAGGGCAGGATTTAATAAACCTGAGAACAAAGCTGGGCTAACACCAAAAGAGCAGCTGAATGCCATTTCAAAGGTGACACATGAGTTGGTAAAGAAACAGGATGAAGTGTACTTACAAGAGCTTTCCCCTCTTTTAGTGAAAGAAGGTATAAATATACTTGCGATTGATGATGTGTCGGATCAAGAATTAGGTTTTCTTGAAGATTTTTTTGATGAACAAGTATTCCCAGTGTTAACACCAATGGCCATTGATGCCTATCGTCCTTTTCCTATGCTGTTAAACAAATCTCTTAATCTAGCAGTGATTGTTGAAGAAAAGTCTAAGTTAAGTGGAAATCTAGTTATTGTTCAGGTGCCAGCTGTAATAAACCGATTTGTTGAACTAAGGGGAGTGGGGAGAGGTAGAAGGTTCGTTCTATTAGAAGAAGTAATTGCAAAGTTTATTGATAAACTACTTGTTGGTTATCATGTTAACTCAGTAACGTCCTTTCGAATTACTCGAAATGCTGACTTGACCATTCATGAAGATGAAGCAGAAGATTTATTACACGAAATAGAAGAAGAACTGAAAAAGAGAAAATGGGGAGCGGCTGTAAGGTTAGAGGTCCAAAAGGAATGTAACCCTCAGATCATTGAGTACTTAACAGCAGAGCTAGAAATTCATAGCAATGATGTCTACTTTGTGCAAGCTCCTTTAGATTTAACATTTCTTTTTCCTTATTGCAAAGCAATTCAAAAAACGCATGAATATTTAGCGACTGAATCTTTTATTCCACAACCACCGAGAGATTTAGAAGGGGGAGGAAGCATCTTTGATAAAATACAAAAAAAAGATGTGTTTCTTCATCATCCATATGAATCTTTTGAACCTATTGTGGAATTTATTTCGAAAGCAGCAGATGACGAAGGAGTTCTAGCGATAAAGCAAACGCTTTACCGGGTCAGCGGTGATTCACCAATTATAAAAAGTCTTAAGCGCGCAGCAGAAAATGGAAAGCAAGTCACGGTTCTAGTTGAATTAAAGGCGCGCTTTGATGAAAAAAATAATGTGCAGTGGGCAAAAGAACTAGAGAGAGCTGGATGTCATGTCATTTATGGAATGACCCATTTAAAAACACATAGTAAGATCACACTCATTGTTCGTCGTGAAGAAGGGGAGATAAAAAGATACGTTCATCTAGGTACAGGTAATTATAATGATGCTACAGCTAGAGTATATACAGATATGGGTTTGTTAACAACAAATCAAAAAATTGGGATTGATGCGACCAACTTTTTCAATTATTTAAGTGGTTACATGAATAAACCAAATTATCATTATTTACAAGTCTCACCCTTTGGAATAAGAGATCATTTTATTGAGTTAATTGATCAAGAAATTGCGTATCACAAGGAATCGGGCAATGGGCAGATTATAGCGAAGATGAATTCTCTGACCGACAAAATTATAATAAAAAAACTCTATGAGGCGTCAATAGCAGGGGTTGAGATCGAGTTAATTGTTAGGGGGATTTGTTGTTTACGTCCAGGAATTGAAGGTGTAAGTGAAACAATTAAAGTCCGGAGTATAGTTGGAACATTTTTAGAACATACGAGGATTTTC
Proteins encoded:
- a CDS encoding RNA degradosome polyphosphate kinase; protein product: MQTTKHTTLTVNLDNPSLYNNRELSWLDFNNRVLQEAVDERNALLERLKFLAIFSSNLDEFFMVRVAGLLDQVRAGFNKPENKAGLTPKEQLNAISKVTHELVKKQDEVYLQELSPLLVKEGINILAIDDVSDQELGFLEDFFDEQVFPVLTPMAIDAYRPFPMLLNKSLNLAVIVEEKSKLSGNLVIVQVPAVINRFVELRGVGRGRRFVLLEEVIAKFIDKLLVGYHVNSVTSFRITRNADLTIHEDEAEDLLHEIEEELKKRKWGAAVRLEVQKECNPQIIEYLTAELEIHSNDVYFVQAPLDLTFLFPYCKAIQKTHEYLATESFIPQPPRDLEGGGSIFDKIQKKDVFLHHPYESFEPIVEFISKAADDEGVLAIKQTLYRVSGDSPIIKSLKRAAENGKQVTVLVELKARFDEKNNVQWAKELERAGCHVIYGMTHLKTHSKITLIVRREEGEIKRYVHLGTGNYNDATARVYTDMGLLTTNQKIGIDATNFFNYLSGYMNKPNYHYLQVSPFGIRDHFIELIDQEIAYHKESGNGQIIAKMNSLTDKIIIKKLYEASIAGVEIELIVRGICCLRPGIEGVSETIKVRSIVGTFLEHTRIFYFHHKGKKKVFLSSADWMTRNMENRIEILFPILKEHIKQRIYDSLVLMLNDNCKARIQDGHGRYFYAKREEGQEEIESQRLLCQEAYEFNMLSDKVNRSPQTIKNKLTKLGNIYFHKLRKMYTAML